The Candidatus Synechococcus calcipolaris G9 nucleotide sequence AAAAACGATCCATAAACGTTGATACCCGTCCCAATAATGACTTGGATTCCGCTGCGGTAACTTGTTCGATCACTGGCGGATCTCCCGTCATGCCCACCGGTTCAAAGACCTTAATGTCCTGGTCCCCCACGGTAATATTGCCCTTGCGCCCTAAAATCACCTGGGACTGTACCTGGGCATAGACCGACTCAGACATTAAAATACTGGTTTTAGCCCGTACATTACTCGCTTCAATCTGCTGGGATAAACTGACCGCAGAGCCGACGGGAATAATTAAATCCAGCCGCTGGGGATCCGCCGCCACCAGTACCACCTCAGCAAAATGTAAACCAATAGTTAAATTCAAGGGTTGATAGGATAATTGTCCCAGAAAATGATTAAGTTCTTCTTGGGATTTCAGCATTTCCAGGCCTGCCCACACCGCCTGCGCCGCTGAATTACTTTCGTGATTGATTCCAAACGTGGCAATAGCCAGATGATCCATATAGTTATTGATCACCCCACCATACTGATGAACAATTTTGTGTAAACACTGAAAATAGCGGCTCATAGTGTAGAACGTATCATAGGGAAAATTAATTTCATCAAAATTAGTCGCCCCTCGGATCTTTGCCACTAATAGGGTAACGGCCTTTTTATTCCCTGTTGTGCCGCTGGAAAACTGATGATCCACAATATCAATATCTTGATCATCATTCACTAATCGCCGTACCTTGACATCCCCTTGCAGCACCTTGGTTTGGCAAGCGAGGCGCACATGAAAGGGAAAATCTAGCTTTTTAGCTAGGGCAATTTCACTTTGGGTGGCATCGGTACAGTTTTCAATTCCTTCGAGCAGCATGACCCGGCACGTTGAACAGTAGGCCTGGCCACCACACACATTGGTAATGGGAATATCCCCATTGAGTAAGCCATCGAGAATGGTCTGCCCTGATTCAAGATCAACAGATTTATTGTCAGGATAACAAACAACCTGAGGCATAAAAACATCCCCTTTTTAGCAATTAGGCCTATCGTACCTACAATTTAATGACTTAGATTAAAATAGGATTAGTTTAAGATTAAATTTTATCTTTGTATTTCTGAACTTTTTTAGAATCCTTCACGAGTAAACTTACATTGTCTCCCCCCGATCCCTCCTATCTAAGTCGTTTACGTAGGGAAGCTCAGGCTCCTTTCCGTGGACTACGCCAGGTGTTTTATCTTGTTTTTGCGGCATCGGGCCTTATGGGAGGTTTTATTCTTTTCCTCAAGGCGATCGCTGGCCACGGAGGAGAGGATATTGGCTGGAGTCTAGCCCTACAGATCGGTGTCGTGGTAGTCATGCTCAGTCTATGGCGATGGGAACAGCAACGTTCCCCAAAATAGAGATGGACATGTGCCGCAATGGCTATGGGAAAAGCTGGGGGTTGAAGCAACCTATCATGCAGTTATCAAATGACCTGTTATCGTCTCAAGGCAAAATTGAGAGTTGCTCGTCCTCAGCTCCAGAACTCATGATGACCCTATCTGCCCTGAATGCTAGTAAATGGGGGTTAGAGTGCCCTCAGCCAAGTCTCTAGATCGTGGAGGTTTTGAAAATCTAACAGATCTTCTCCCAAGGATTCCAATTGCTCCAGGGATAGAGCATTGATTTGGGTTACAAATGCATCAGGGGTGGGCCCCACTCGGCGAGTGAGTAATCGCAGGATGAGCGTACAGGCTTCCTCCCGTTGCCCCTCCTGCCGTCCTTCTTGTCGTCCTTCTTGGAGAATGTCTTGATAAATGACCGATTCGCGCATCATTCCCTCCCGAAAAATACTTTTAATAAGCTCCTTACTGTACTGTAACCCAGCCAATAGTTGAACGACGTTACTCAAGTCCTGCCGCGATTGGACTGATTCAATTTCACCAATTTTATCGGCGACGGACTGCAATAGGGCTGCTTCATTTTCTGTTTTACCCAAGACCGCAAAAGGAAGCAGGGGCGGAATCCTAAAAAATTGATTGGGGTCTTCTTCCCAGAGTTTAATCACTCGATAGCGATGAATAGTGCTTGGCAACTCAAAGACATTGGGCACATGAACCTTTGTTCGCCGTAGCAAAATCAAGACTTGGACAATCTTGCAGTGATGGGTGCGATAGAGTCTCAGCCAATAGTCCAGCATTCGTAAGGGCAATGTCGGCTCTGGCTCGACTTGAAATTCTAAATGGAGAATACAGTTCTGGGTCTGCACCAATGTTACGGAATCGGCGCGGATGGGTTCGAGGTTCAGTTCTGTTTTCAGGATTGATACATTTTCTGAGGAATCCTTGAGGAGCCACTGGGTAAAGGCGGTGGGATATTTTTCCGCTAGGTATTTACAGAGGTTGTCGCGCATTTTCCCAAAAGAAACATTTTTCTATCCAAGATGATGCTCAATGGCGATCGCCAGTTGGGTATGTAAATGATGGCTCGCCTTAAACGCAACATAGTGGGCAACAGGAGGTACGCCAAGGAGGGATAGATCTCCCCAAAAATCGAGAATTTTATGACGTACCGGCTCATCGGCAAAACGTAGGGGGGGATTCAACCAGCCCTCATGACTACAAACCAGGGCATTTTCAAGACTTCCCCCTTGAATTAAGCCAGCCGAACGTAGTTGCTCAACTTGTTCAGCAAAACCAAAGGTACGGGCCGGGGCAATCTCGTGACTTAAATCACTTAACTCTACGGTTCGCCACTGTTGACCAATCACCGCATAGTCAAATTCAATGCCGTAACTCAGGCGCGTCCGAGGGGACGGGAATGCGGCAACAAAGGCCTCTCCAGCATGGATGGTGATCGCCTCGCTTAGGATGCGTTGGTTGCGAGGAGAATCCTGGAGAATGACTCCAGACTCAAGGATCGGCCCTAACCAGGCCTGGGCAGATCCATCTAGCAACGGGACTTCTGGACCCGTGATTTGAATGATTACATTATCAACGCCAGCGATCGCTAGGGCCGCTAATAAATGCTCCACTGTTCGTATAGATACATCAGACGCAATCAGTTCCGTTGATAGTTGACTGGAGCGAACCTGTTGCACCTGGGCTTTAATGCCTGGGCGATCGGGTAAATCCACCCGGACAAAGACGCGGCCATAATCCACTGGCGCAGGCTCTAGGCAGACCTTTACATCTAGTCCAGAATGGAGACCAATTCCTGACCAGCTTAATGAGCGGACGAGGGTGTGTTGGCGATCGCTAAGAATGGGCGATCGCTGGGACAACACCTGCACATCCTGAACCCCCATCTCTAAAACCGTTCTCCAATACCAAAACTAAATGCAGTCCCCCCTTCATTATTCCAACCAAAGTCAATCCGAACATTACCCAGGGGCGTATTCACCCGTACCCCCCCACCGTAACCAACCCCTTCCCCAGGCTTACCCCGGACAATACCCGGTTGACCCGGAACATTGGACTGGGTTCCCAGGAGGCTAGC carries:
- a CDS encoding Rpn family recombination-promoting nuclease/putative transposase, whose protein sequence is MRDNLCKYLAEKYPTAFTQWLLKDSSENVSILKTELNLEPIRADSVTLVQTQNCILHLEFQVEPEPTLPLRMLDYWLRLYRTHHCKIVQVLILLRRTKVHVPNVFELPSTIHRYRVIKLWEEDPNQFFRIPPLLPFAVLGKTENEAALLQSVADKIGEIESVQSRQDLSNVVQLLAGLQYSKELIKSIFREGMMRESVIYQDILQEGRQEGRQEGQREEACTLILRLLTRRVGPTPDAFVTQINALSLEQLESLGEDLLDFQNLHDLETWLRAL
- a CDS encoding DUF3493 domain-containing protein, producing the protein MSPPDPSYLSRLRREAQAPFRGLRQVFYLVFAASGLMGGFILFLKAIAGHGGEDIGWSLALQIGVVVVMLSLWRWEQQRSPK
- the lpxC gene encoding UDP-3-O-acyl-N-acetylglucosamine deacetylase; this translates as MGVQDVQVLSQRSPILSDRQHTLVRSLSWSGIGLHSGLDVKVCLEPAPVDYGRVFVRVDLPDRPGIKAQVQQVRSSQLSTELIASDVSIRTVEHLLAALAIAGVDNVIIQITGPEVPLLDGSAQAWLGPILESGVILQDSPRNQRILSEAITIHAGEAFVAAFPSPRTRLSYGIEFDYAVIGQQWRTVELSDLSHEIAPARTFGFAEQVEQLRSAGLIQGGSLENALVCSHEGWLNPPLRFADEPVRHKILDFWGDLSLLGVPPVAHYVAFKASHHLHTQLAIAIEHHLG
- a CDS encoding adenylate/guanylate cyclase domain-containing protein, encoding MPQVVCYPDNKSVDLESGQTILDGLLNGDIPITNVCGGQAYCSTCRVMLLEGIENCTDATQSEIALAKKLDFPFHVRLACQTKVLQGDVKVRRLVNDDQDIDIVDHQFSSGTTGNKKAVTLLVAKIRGATNFDEINFPYDTFYTMSRYFQCLHKIVHQYGGVINNYMDHLAIATFGINHESNSAAQAVWAGLEMLKSQEELNHFLGQLSYQPLNLTIGLHFAEVVLVAADPQRLDLIIPVGSAVSLSQQIEASNVRAKTSILMSESVYAQVQSQVILGRKGNITVGDQDIKVFEPVGMTGDPPVIEQVTAAESKSLLGRVSTFMDRFSGKKRR